In a genomic window of Spirosoma agri:
- a CDS encoding Gfo/Idh/MocA family protein, with translation MQRIAMLGGGFIGRFYAESIHGQRSRDKVVAIYARRDETAKKFAADYGCDFASTDMEAVIAHPDVDMVCIALPNNIHETAVNLCAKHKKSVVCTKPLGRTAEEALRMMKTVEEAGIFAGYLEDLCYTPKFLKALDSVKNGALGRILWAKSRETHPGPHSDWFWDKEQAGGGCMLDLGCHCVEIARSFIGKDVKPVEVMCWAATQVKPIDAEDHAIALVKYENGAIGQFEVSWTFRGGMDLRDEVMGTEGTIWINNFLRTGFEMFTTGRRSDGQNADGKGDNYVAEKAESTTGWLFPVGDEVNDLGYNHMFTDMFKSQEEGREPTETFYDGYVVNAVLDAAYKSAETKQWEKVILPVWRGQEGLTQQTTLVDYDEQHYLIKEEVTHDGRHKVILKDKQTGKISERDLQ, from the coding sequence ATGCAACGTATTGCTATGCTTGGTGGTGGCTTCATTGGCCGCTTCTACGCCGAATCCATCCACGGCCAGCGCAGCCGCGATAAAGTCGTCGCCATTTATGCCCGCCGGGACGAAACGGCGAAAAAATTTGCTGCTGATTACGGCTGCGACTTCGCGTCAACTGATATGGAAGCGGTGATTGCCCATCCCGACGTCGATATGGTATGTATTGCGCTGCCTAACAACATTCACGAAACGGCGGTCAACCTATGCGCGAAACACAAGAAATCGGTGGTGTGCACCAAGCCCCTTGGCCGCACGGCGGAAGAAGCGTTGCGTATGATGAAAACGGTCGAAGAAGCCGGTATTTTTGCCGGGTATCTGGAAGATCTGTGTTATACGCCAAAGTTCCTGAAAGCATTGGATAGCGTGAAGAACGGCGCATTGGGTCGTATTCTTTGGGCGAAGTCGCGCGAAACGCACCCCGGTCCGCACTCCGACTGGTTCTGGGATAAAGAACAGGCTGGTGGTGGCTGTATGCTCGATCTGGGTTGTCATTGCGTCGAAATTGCCCGCAGTTTCATCGGCAAAGATGTGAAGCCGGTTGAGGTAATGTGCTGGGCGGCCACGCAGGTAAAACCGATCGATGCTGAAGACCATGCCATTGCGCTGGTGAAATACGAAAATGGGGCTATCGGGCAGTTTGAGGTGAGCTGGACGTTCCGGGGTGGTATGGATCTGCGCGATGAGGTGATGGGAACCGAAGGCACGATCTGGATCAACAACTTCCTACGAACTGGTTTCGAAATGTTTACGACCGGTCGGCGTTCCGACGGTCAGAACGCCGACGGTAAAGGGGACAATTATGTAGCCGAAAAAGCCGAATCGACCACGGGTTGGCTGTTTCCGGTGGGGGACGAAGTAAATGATCTGGGCTACAATCACATGTTTACTGATATGTTCAAGTCGCAGGAAGAAGGGCGTGAACCCACCGAAACCTTCTACGATGGCTACGTGGTAAACGCGGTGCTGGATGCCGCCTACAAATCAGCGGAAACGAAACAGTGGGAAAAGGTAATCTTGCCAGTCTGGCGTGGGCAGGAAGGATTGACGCAGCAGACAACGCTGGTTGACTACGACGAGCAACATTACCTGATCAAGGAAGAAGTGACGCACGATGGTCGCCATAAAGTGATTCTGAAAGACAAACAGACCGGGAAGATCTCGGAGCGGGATCTACAGTAG
- a CDS encoding GNAT family N-acetyltransferase: MIETKRLTLVPLTLDQLRLHVADRHQLEAVFGLKKGHRQVIEPLLSIITYFAIPRLQNPANDPLYHTMWLAIDRQTQQFVAEAKFKGEPDETETVEIGYGTYPALRRNGYMSEMVGGLVSWAGQQPGIRRVVADTETENVASQKVLEKNRFVLFDRVENMLWWEYVYD, translated from the coding sequence ATGATTGAAACTAAACGCCTGACACTTGTACCCTTGACGCTTGATCAGCTGCGTCTGCATGTGGCGGACCGTCATCAGTTAGAGGCCGTATTTGGTCTGAAGAAAGGGCATCGACAAGTGATCGAACCGCTGTTGAGCATCATTACCTATTTTGCGATTCCACGTTTGCAGAACCCGGCCAATGATCCGCTTTATCATACAATGTGGCTGGCTATCGACCGGCAAACGCAGCAGTTCGTGGCCGAAGCTAAATTCAAGGGGGAGCCTGATGAAACCGAGACCGTCGAAATTGGGTACGGCACATATCCGGCACTCCGTCGAAACGGGTACATGAGCGAAATGGTTGGTGGTCTGGTGAGCTGGGCAGGACAGCAACCGGGTATCCGACGTGTTGTTGCGGATACCGAAACGGAAAACGTAGCCTCGCAGAAAGTGCTGGAAAAGAACAGGTTCGTTCTGTTTGACCGCGTCGAAAATATGCTTTGGTGGGAGTATGTGTATGACTAG
- a CDS encoding low molecular weight protein-tyrosine-phosphatase — translation MVNVLFVCYGNICRSPVAEGVFRTLVAEYGLSDQIACDSSGTASFHIGQLPDRRTRENALEHGLTLTHRARRLTGDDLAHFQYFVAMDEQNLEAIEKLNYRSTGLHTNDTIFLLREFDPDVSDDPNVPDPYYEGPEVFEAVYQITLRCCRQLLIYLIQQHNLTAQTSKTMNE, via the coding sequence ATGGTAAACGTTCTCTTCGTTTGTTACGGCAACATCTGCCGATCACCGGTGGCAGAAGGCGTATTCAGAACGCTGGTTGCTGAGTACGGATTGAGCGACCAGATAGCCTGTGATTCCTCAGGCACCGCGTCGTTTCATATCGGTCAGTTGCCCGACCGCCGAACCCGGGAAAATGCCCTTGAGCACGGCCTGACACTCACGCATCGTGCCCGACGCCTGACGGGCGATGATTTGGCTCACTTTCAGTACTTCGTGGCCATGGATGAACAGAATCTGGAAGCCATTGAGAAACTAAATTATCGTAGCACGGGTCTGCACACAAATGACACGATCTTTCTGCTACGCGAATTCGATCCCGACGTCAGCGACGACCCAAACGTACCCGACCCGTATTACGAAGGTCCAGAGGTATTCGAAGCCGTTTATCAAATTACGCTCCGTTGCTGCCGTCAACTGCTTATCTACTTAATTCAACAGCATAATCTTACAGCGCAAACGAGTAAAACGATGAACGAGTAA
- the odhB gene encoding 2-oxoglutarate dehydrogenase complex dihydrolipoyllysine-residue succinyltransferase — MAVDMKIPPVGESITEVTVGTWYKKEGDQVKMDDVLCGLDSDKATFELTAEADGVLHILAQEGDVLPIGASICTIDSEGSAPSAAPSPEPAKAEAPKPAAPAAESTPAPQPAAEPAPAPAATPGGNVIEMKVPAVGESVTEVTIASWSKKDGDQVALDEVLCELESDKATFELPAEAAGVLRIVAQAGETLPIGALIAKIETGAAAAQPAATPQPAAPAPQAQPTEAANNGNSQNGYAAHYPSPAAAKILDEKGIKTQQVQGTGVGGRLTKEDALKASPAPAPAQPAAPAPQAQPAAKPAAPASAPAVAGERGQRREKMTSLRRTIARRLVAVKNETAMLTTFNEVDMKPVMDLRNKYKDKFKEKHGVGLGFMSFFTKAICAALKDFPAVNAQIDGDSIIYNDFCDVSIAVSTERGLVVPVIRNAETLSFAQIEKEIVRLAGLARDNKLTIDQMTGGTFTITNGGTFGSMLSTPIINAPQSAILGMHNIVERPVVVNGEIVVRPIMYVALSYDHRIIDGKESVSFLVRVKQILEDPARLLLEM; from the coding sequence ATGGCCGTTGATATGAAAATTCCTCCCGTGGGGGAATCCATTACCGAAGTTACTGTTGGCACCTGGTACAAGAAAGAAGGTGACCAGGTAAAGATGGACGATGTTCTCTGTGGACTCGATTCCGATAAAGCTACGTTTGAGTTAACGGCCGAAGCCGATGGTGTCCTTCACATCCTGGCACAGGAAGGTGATGTGTTGCCAATTGGCGCCAGCATCTGCACGATTGACAGTGAGGGTAGTGCCCCCAGTGCGGCACCTTCACCCGAACCGGCCAAAGCTGAAGCGCCTAAACCTGCCGCTCCGGCAGCTGAATCAACCCCAGCTCCGCAACCAGCCGCCGAACCTGCTCCGGCACCCGCTGCTACTCCGGGTGGTAACGTGATCGAAATGAAAGTTCCGGCGGTTGGCGAATCCGTTACGGAAGTGACCATTGCTTCGTGGAGTAAAAAAGACGGAGATCAGGTTGCTCTCGACGAAGTGCTGTGCGAACTGGAGTCTGACAAAGCCACGTTCGAACTGCCCGCTGAAGCGGCTGGTGTACTCCGGATTGTTGCTCAGGCCGGGGAAACGCTGCCAATCGGAGCGTTGATCGCAAAGATTGAAACAGGAGCGGCAGCCGCACAGCCAGCTGCTACACCACAACCAGCTGCCCCCGCTCCACAAGCCCAGCCTACTGAAGCTGCCAACAACGGCAATAGTCAGAACGGGTATGCGGCTCACTACCCATCACCAGCTGCCGCCAAAATTCTGGACGAAAAAGGAATAAAAACCCAACAGGTTCAGGGTACCGGCGTTGGTGGACGTCTTACGAAAGAAGATGCCCTGAAAGCGTCGCCCGCACCTGCTCCGGCGCAACCGGCTGCGCCTGCACCACAGGCACAACCAGCGGCTAAACCGGCAGCGCCCGCGTCTGCTCCGGCTGTTGCTGGTGAACGGGGTCAGCGTCGCGAAAAAATGACGTCGCTTCGCCGGACAATTGCCCGTCGACTGGTAGCGGTGAAAAACGAAACGGCGATGCTGACGACCTTCAACGAGGTCGACATGAAGCCGGTGATGGATCTGCGGAACAAGTACAAAGACAAATTCAAGGAGAAACACGGCGTAGGGCTTGGCTTCATGTCGTTCTTCACGAAGGCGATCTGTGCCGCGCTGAAAGACTTCCCCGCCGTGAACGCTCAGATCGACGGAGATAGCATTATCTATAACGATTTCTGCGACGTGTCGATCGCCGTTTCGACCGAGCGGGGTCTGGTTGTTCCCGTTATCCGGAACGCCGAAACGTTGAGCTTTGCCCAGATTGAGAAAGAAATTGTCCGGTTGGCTGGTCTGGCCCGTGACAATAAGCTGACTATCGATCAGATGACGGGTGGCACGTTCACCATCACGAATGGTGGTACATTTGGGTCAATGCTATCGACCCCGATCATAAACGCACCACAGTCGGCCATTCTGGGTATGCACAACATCGTTGAGCGGCCTGTTGTAGTCAATGGCGAGATTGTGGTTCGGCCCATCATGTACGTGGCCCTGTCATACGATCACCGCATCATCGATGGTAAAGAATCAGTTAGCTTCCTCGTTCGGGTGAAGCAGATTCTGGAAGATCCGGCCCGGTTGTTACTGGAAATGTAG
- a CDS encoding HesB/IscA family protein, with translation MVTVSEIAKNKIIELRHKDGLAEEYAIRVGVQGGGCSGLMYDLQFDATQQPTDHIVEDKGIKILIDRKSLLYLAGTELDFSDGLNGKGFQFKNPNASRTCGCGESFAV, from the coding sequence ATGGTTACCGTCTCAGAAATCGCCAAAAACAAGATTATCGAACTACGCCACAAAGATGGCCTTGCCGAAGAGTATGCTATCCGCGTAGGTGTACAGGGTGGAGGTTGTTCGGGATTGATGTACGATCTGCAATTTGACGCGACCCAGCAGCCAACCGATCATATCGTTGAAGACAAAGGCATAAAGATTCTCATCGACCGCAAAAGTTTGCTGTACCTCGCCGGTACGGAACTTGACTTTTCGGACGGACTCAATGGTAAAGGCTTTCAGTTCAAAAATCCAAATGCCTCGCGCACGTGTGGCTGTGGTGAAAGTTTCGCCGTATGA
- a CDS encoding 2-oxoglutarate dehydrogenase E1 component has translation MDQYSYIANSDAAYVDQLYQSYKQDPQAVDESWQQFFKGFEFSLTYGEDAGHNGGSGKTNGASANGNGQTTTKPDASAKPVDASHAEKEVSVASLIKAYRSRGHLLAKTNPLKARKDRQPRVDLPDYALSDADLDTVFESGKLLGIGPATLRVIMESLRKIYAGDIGFEYMYIRELDVKNWLRNKIEKEALVFTPSLDEKKRILEKLNEATVFENFLATKYLGQKRFSLEGGEVTIPALDTIISQAASMGVEEVMIGMAHRGRLNVLANILGKSYESIFDGFEGNVPEQVHGDGDVKYHLGYSSLIETKSGKQISVKLAPNPSHLEAVNPVVEGFVRAQADEEYNGDFTKIMPILIHGDAAVAGQGIVYEVTQMAKLAGYQTGGTVHFVINNQIGFTTDFDDARSSIYCSDVAKIIDAPIFHVNGDDPEAVIFCAKLAVEFREKFKRDVFIDMVCYRRYGHNEADEPKFTQPTMYNIIEKHANPRELYKDLLIERGDVDAELATRMDTEFKKQLQDRLDRVKQKAEIPYKPLRLDLDWAELRFSEPVDFDQSPETKISAEMLEKIGKALVKLPEGFKPLKQIDKLLKDRQAMLTDTKLVNWGTAELLAYGSLLLDGKPVRLSGQDVQRGTFSHRHAVLHDSETNQSYSSLDFIEEGQQKFQIYNSLLSEYGVLGFEYGYAMANPHALVIWEAQFGDFSNGAQLIIDQFIAAAESKWGIQNGVTLLLPHGYEGQGPEHSNARPERYLQLYAEYNMVVANITTPANFFHLMRRQLAWEFRKPLVIMSPKSLLRHPKCVSPVDELTNGLFQEVLDDSYAQAEKVKRVLLCTGKVYYDLLDKQQADQRDDVAIVRLEQLAPLPKKQLDAVLARYKDAKLFWVQEEPENMGYWTYLLRMGIHLPIISRKAAASPATGYPKIHTQEQADIVRRAFE, from the coding sequence ATGGATCAGTACTCATATATCGCCAATTCCGACGCGGCTTACGTGGATCAACTCTATCAGTCTTATAAGCAAGACCCTCAGGCAGTTGACGAAAGCTGGCAACAATTCTTCAAAGGATTTGAATTTTCATTGACCTACGGCGAAGACGCCGGCCACAATGGTGGATCGGGTAAAACCAATGGTGCTTCTGCCAATGGTAATGGACAAACAACCACGAAACCCGACGCTTCGGCAAAACCGGTTGACGCCAGCCATGCCGAGAAAGAGGTTTCGGTAGCCAGTCTGATCAAAGCCTATCGGTCACGTGGTCACCTATTAGCCAAAACAAACCCACTCAAAGCGCGTAAAGACCGGCAGCCACGCGTCGATCTGCCCGATTATGCCCTGTCGGATGCGGATCTGGATACCGTGTTTGAATCGGGGAAATTATTGGGCATCGGACCCGCTACCCTGCGGGTTATCATGGAGTCGCTTCGGAAGATTTATGCGGGTGATATCGGCTTCGAATACATGTACATCCGCGAACTGGACGTTAAAAACTGGTTGCGTAACAAAATCGAAAAAGAAGCGCTTGTGTTCACGCCTTCTCTCGATGAGAAAAAACGTATCCTCGAAAAACTGAACGAAGCTACCGTTTTCGAAAACTTTCTGGCGACAAAATACCTGGGTCAGAAACGCTTTTCGCTGGAAGGGGGCGAAGTGACGATTCCGGCGCTGGACACGATCATTAGCCAGGCGGCCAGCATGGGCGTTGAGGAAGTGATGATCGGTATGGCTCACCGGGGACGATTGAACGTACTGGCTAACATTCTGGGTAAGTCGTACGAATCTATCTTTGACGGTTTTGAAGGCAATGTTCCCGAGCAGGTTCATGGCGACGGTGACGTTAAATATCACCTTGGCTATTCAAGCCTGATCGAAACCAAATCAGGGAAACAGATCAGCGTAAAACTGGCACCTAACCCGTCGCACCTTGAAGCGGTCAATCCTGTTGTGGAAGGATTCGTGCGGGCGCAGGCTGATGAAGAATACAACGGCGACTTCACGAAGATCATGCCGATCCTGATTCATGGCGATGCTGCTGTGGCAGGGCAGGGTATTGTTTATGAAGTGACCCAGATGGCCAAGCTGGCTGGTTACCAAACCGGCGGCACGGTCCATTTTGTGATCAACAACCAGATCGGCTTTACAACGGACTTTGACGACGCCCGTTCGTCGATCTACTGTTCTGATGTCGCTAAAATCATTGACGCACCGATTTTTCACGTAAACGGTGATGATCCGGAAGCGGTGATCTTCTGCGCTAAACTGGCGGTTGAATTCCGCGAGAAGTTCAAGCGGGACGTGTTTATCGATATGGTCTGCTACCGGCGTTACGGTCACAATGAGGCCGACGAACCGAAGTTCACGCAGCCAACGATGTACAATATCATCGAGAAACACGCGAACCCACGTGAACTCTACAAAGATCTGCTCATTGAGCGGGGCGATGTAGACGCTGAACTGGCAACGCGCATGGATACGGAATTCAAGAAGCAGTTGCAGGACCGGCTCGACCGGGTGAAGCAGAAAGCCGAAATTCCCTATAAACCACTTCGTCTTGATCTCGACTGGGCCGAACTTCGGTTCAGTGAACCCGTCGATTTTGACCAGTCGCCCGAAACGAAAATTTCGGCTGAAATGCTGGAAAAAATTGGCAAGGCGCTGGTGAAACTGCCGGAAGGCTTCAAGCCGCTTAAGCAGATTGACAAGTTGCTGAAAGACCGGCAGGCTATGCTTACCGACACCAAACTGGTGAACTGGGGAACCGCTGAGCTGCTGGCCTATGGCTCGTTACTGCTCGATGGTAAACCGGTTCGGTTGAGTGGTCAGGATGTACAGCGTGGCACGTTCTCGCACCGTCACGCGGTGTTGCACGATTCCGAAACGAACCAGTCGTATTCGTCGCTCGACTTCATTGAGGAAGGACAGCAGAAATTCCAGATTTATAACTCGCTTCTGTCGGAGTACGGTGTACTGGGCTTTGAATATGGTTACGCCATGGCAAACCCCCACGCGCTGGTAATTTGGGAGGCTCAGTTCGGTGATTTTTCGAACGGTGCCCAGTTGATCATCGATCAGTTCATTGCGGCTGCCGAATCGAAGTGGGGCATTCAAAACGGCGTAACGCTGTTGCTGCCCCATGGCTACGAAGGACAGGGTCCGGAACACTCCAACGCGCGTCCTGAACGATATTTGCAGCTCTACGCGGAGTATAACATGGTGGTTGCCAACATCACGACACCCGCTAACTTCTTTCACCTGATGCGTCGCCAGTTGGCATGGGAGTTCCGTAAACCACTGGTGATTATGTCGCCCAAGTCGTTGCTACGTCATCCTAAGTGTGTATCACCTGTCGATGAGTTGACCAACGGCCTCTTCCAGGAAGTACTTGATGACAGCTACGCACAGGCTGAAAAAGTGAAACGCGTACTGTTATGTACGGGTAAAGTGTATTACGATCTGCTCGATAAACAGCAGGCTGATCAGCGCGATGATGTAGCCATTGTTCGACTGGAACAGCTGGCTCCGCTGCCTAAAAAGCAGCTGGACGCTGTATTGGCGCGATATAAAGACGCGAAGCTATTCTGGGTACAGGAAGAACCCGAGAACATGGGTTACTGGACCTACCTGCTTCGCATGGGCATTCACCTGCCGATTATTTCGCGTAAAGCTGCCGCGTCGCCAGCAACGGGTTATCCCAAAATACATACCCAGGAACAAGCCGACATCGTTCGGCGAGCGTTTGAATAA
- the gpmI gene encoding 2,3-bisphosphoglycerate-independent phosphoglycerate mutase → MNKKVILIILDGWGIPLKPDVSAIESASTPFMNSLYPKYPNSKLEASGLAVGLPAGQMGNSEVGHMNLGAGRVVYQDLVKVNKAVDEHTLDHEPVLVDALTYAKTQGKKVHFIGLVSDGGVHAHIDHVKGLLSIAQAHGLTDVFVHAFTDGRDTDPKGGVGYLTDLQAHMTATTGKIASVIGRYYAMDRDNRWERVKVAYDAMVHGTGLLTQDPIGALQASYDADVTDEFVKPIITAHEDGSPIAVIDEDDVVLCFNFRTDRGREITQALTQKDFPEQGMKKLSLNYITMTNYDNDFVGVSVIFDKDNLEKTLGEVIASVDRKQIRIAETEKYPHVTFFFSGGREEPFAGEKRLLCPSPKEMVIYDEQGLATTIPVKTYDQKPEMAAFDIRDAILPELLSEEPDFICLNFANTDMVGHTGVFSAVIKAAETADACAKAVTEAALEHGYATIIIADHGNAEYMRNEDGSPNTAHTTNLVPCILVDNDYHPTLNDGKLADIAPTILQLMGIPQPPEMTGVSLIASA, encoded by the coding sequence ATGAATAAGAAAGTCATTCTCATCATTCTCGACGGTTGGGGCATTCCCCTCAAACCTGACGTTTCAGCTATTGAATCGGCCAGTACGCCTTTCATGAATTCGCTGTATCCCAAGTATCCAAATAGCAAGCTGGAGGCATCCGGTCTGGCCGTTGGCTTACCGGCGGGGCAGATGGGCAACTCCGAAGTCGGCCATATGAATCTCGGTGCTGGCCGGGTCGTTTATCAGGATCTCGTTAAGGTCAATAAAGCGGTTGACGAACATACGCTCGATCATGAGCCCGTACTGGTTGATGCCCTTACTTATGCGAAAACGCAGGGCAAAAAGGTCCATTTTATTGGTCTGGTTTCTGACGGTGGCGTTCACGCCCACATCGACCACGTGAAGGGACTGCTTTCGATTGCCCAGGCGCACGGCCTGACGGATGTATTTGTCCATGCCTTCACGGATGGACGCGACACCGATCCCAAAGGTGGCGTCGGTTACCTGACCGATCTTCAGGCGCACATGACTGCCACAACGGGTAAAATTGCCAGTGTGATTGGCCGCTATTATGCAATGGACCGCGACAATCGCTGGGAACGTGTTAAGGTTGCGTATGATGCTATGGTGCATGGTACTGGTCTGCTGACCCAGGATCCGATCGGTGCCTTACAAGCCTCCTACGACGCCGACGTTACCGACGAGTTCGTGAAACCGATCATTACCGCGCACGAAGACGGTTCGCCGATAGCGGTTATCGACGAGGACGATGTGGTTCTGTGCTTCAATTTCCGCACCGACCGTGGCCGCGAAATTACGCAGGCACTGACACAGAAGGACTTCCCCGAACAGGGCATGAAAAAACTGTCGCTGAACTACATCACCATGACCAATTACGACAATGACTTTGTTGGCGTAAGCGTCATTTTCGACAAGGATAATCTGGAAAAAACACTGGGTGAAGTCATAGCCTCTGTGGATCGTAAACAGATCCGGATTGCCGAAACCGAAAAATACCCGCACGTAACCTTCTTCTTCTCGGGTGGTCGTGAGGAACCGTTTGCGGGCGAAAAACGGCTTCTGTGCCCATCGCCCAAGGAAATGGTCATTTACGACGAGCAGGGTCTGGCAACAACGATACCGGTGAAGACCTACGACCAGAAACCGGAAATGGCCGCGTTCGACATCCGCGATGCCATTCTTCCAGAATTGCTGAGTGAAGAGCCGGATTTCATTTGTCTGAACTTTGCCAACACGGATATGGTCGGTCACACGGGCGTATTTTCTGCGGTGATCAAAGCGGCCGAAACCGCCGATGCTTGTGCCAAAGCGGTTACGGAAGCAGCTCTCGAGCACGGATACGCAACGATCATCATCGCTGACCACGGCAATGCCGAGTATATGCGGAATGAAGACGGCTCGCCAAACACCGCGCACACGACCAATCTGGTGCCCTGCATTTTGGTAGACAACGACTACCATCCAACGCTGAATGACGGAAAACTGGCGGACATTGCCCCAACGATCCTGCAACTGATGGGTATCCCCCAGCCGCCAGAAATGACGGGCGTTAGTTTGATTGCCTCAGCCTAG
- a CDS encoding acyl-CoA thioesterase — protein sequence MTAKPVNYSRTTLTELMIPAYANFGGKIHGGTLLSLMDKVAYACAAKHARQYCVTVLVDGVNFRQPVEVGELVSLLASVNYVGRTSLVVGIKVIAENVKLGTVKHTNTSYFTMVAKDDNDQPTEVPPLLLETPADVRRFLEAMKRKELRAAFSENFDNARTHILLDENIDKLTRERCQLTDELRDLL from the coding sequence ATGACAGCCAAACCCGTCAATTATTCACGCACCACACTCACGGAATTGATGATTCCGGCCTATGCTAACTTTGGTGGCAAAATTCACGGTGGCACCTTGCTGTCACTGATGGATAAAGTTGCCTACGCTTGTGCGGCCAAACATGCCAGACAGTATTGCGTGACGGTTTTGGTCGATGGTGTCAACTTTCGGCAGCCCGTCGAAGTTGGCGAGCTGGTCTCGTTGCTGGCGTCGGTCAATTATGTTGGCCGGACTTCGCTGGTGGTAGGCATCAAGGTTATTGCCGAGAATGTGAAACTGGGCACGGTGAAACATACGAACACCAGCTACTTTACGATGGTGGCCAAAGACGACAACGACCAACCGACCGAAGTGCCTCCCCTCCTGCTCGAAACACCCGCTGATGTCCGTCGCTTCCTAGAAGCGATGAAGCGTAAAGAACTGCGGGCAGCTTTCAGCGAGAATTTTGACAACGCCCGGACGCATATACTCCTCGACGAAAACATCGATAAACTTACCCGCGAACGTTGCCAGTTGACGGATGAGTTACGGGATTTACTCTAG
- a CDS encoding FtsB family cell division protein — protein sequence MLNRLLHYLRNFYVATGLGLLVWMTFFDANDLPMQIRNWWKLREQEAEATFYQTQIQQVQTERREVLGNDQLREKFAREKYLMKKPTEDIFVIVDEKNGPIE from the coding sequence ATGCTCAATCGTCTCTTGCACTACCTTCGTAATTTTTACGTCGCTACTGGCCTGGGGTTATTGGTGTGGATGACGTTTTTTGACGCGAACGACCTCCCAATGCAGATTCGCAACTGGTGGAAACTCCGCGAACAGGAAGCGGAAGCGACATTTTACCAGACTCAGATTCAGCAGGTACAGACTGAACGTCGGGAAGTATTGGGCAATGATCAGCTCCGCGAAAAATTTGCGCGGGAGAAGTACCTGATGAAAAAGCCTACCGAAGACATTTTTGTGATTGTAGACGAGAAAAATGGTCCGATAGAATAA
- the mce gene encoding methylmalonyl-CoA epimerase — protein MLTNVEHIGIAVRDIAASNALFAKLLNSQPYKAETVEAEGVTTSFFRVNQTKIELLEATDAASPIAKFLEKKGEGIHHIAFEVDDIEAEMSRLAAEGFTLLSEKPKAGADNKLVCFLHPKGTNGVLIELCQERTVLPK, from the coding sequence ATGCTCACTAACGTCGAACACATTGGCATTGCCGTACGCGACATTGCCGCGTCGAATGCGCTATTTGCCAAACTGCTTAACAGTCAGCCCTATAAAGCCGAAACAGTCGAAGCGGAGGGAGTTACTACGTCTTTCTTTCGGGTCAATCAGACCAAAATCGAATTGCTCGAAGCAACCGATGCGGCTAGTCCCATTGCTAAATTCCTGGAGAAAAAAGGGGAGGGAATACACCACATTGCCTTTGAAGTCGACGACATTGAGGCCGAAATGAGTCGGCTGGCAGCCGAAGGATTTACGCTTCTGAGTGAGAAGCCTAAAGCAGGAGCCGATAATAAGCTGGTATGCTTTCTGCACCCAAAAGGCACTAATGGTGTCCTGATCGAATTGTGTCAGGAGCGAACAGTGTTGCCGAAATAG
- the pnuC gene encoding nicotinamide riboside transporter PnuC, with product MADFFDINTIFFTLWDYPMSYLEFFGAVIGAVAVWLSALANIWSWPIGAVSVFLFFFLFYQVQLYPDMFLQVFFLIMNLQGWWRWTHPKQNEANNDQELRISRMPTRQFVVWTLSGLVATVLLGTFASNLHDWFPVLFSKPSAFPYLDSFTTVMSVVATFLMIEKRVECWYVWLGVDAILTYMYFVKGVKFVGIEYFVFCFIAAVGAWHWTQEYRSYKPRTV from the coding sequence ATGGCCGATTTTTTCGACATCAATACGATTTTTTTTACGCTGTGGGACTACCCCATGAGCTACCTGGAGTTCTTTGGCGCAGTCATTGGTGCCGTAGCTGTCTGGCTATCAGCACTAGCCAACATCTGGAGCTGGCCCATCGGTGCCGTCAGTGTTTTCCTTTTCTTCTTCCTGTTTTATCAGGTTCAGTTGTACCCGGATATGTTTCTACAGGTATTTTTTCTGATCATGAACCTACAGGGGTGGTGGCGCTGGACTCATCCGAAACAAAATGAGGCAAACAACGATCAGGAATTGCGCATCAGCCGGATGCCGACCCGACAATTTGTCGTCTGGACACTCTCTGGCCTAGTCGCAACGGTACTGCTCGGGACCTTCGCCAGCAATCTGCACGATTGGTTTCCGGTACTGTTCAGCAAACCTAGCGCCTTTCCGTACCTGGATTCATTCACAACCGTGATGAGTGTTGTCGCCACATTTCTAATGATCGAAAAACGCGTCGAATGCTGGTATGTCTGGCTGGGTGTCGATGCTATCCTGACGTACATGTATTTTGTAAAAGGGGTGAAATTTGTTGGCATTGAATATTTTGTGTTTTGCTTCATTGCGGCTGTTGGCGCCTGGCACTGGACGCAGGAATACCGAAGCTATAAACCACGAACGGTCTGA